Proteins found in one Epinephelus fuscoguttatus linkage group LG4, E.fuscoguttatus.final_Chr_v1 genomic segment:
- the tmem86a gene encoding lysoplasmalogenase-like protein TMEM86A: MVSPVTVVKSEGPKLVPFFKATCVYFVLWLPTSSPSWFSALIKCLPIFCLWVFLLAHGFSFLGAHSSARKILAGLIFSALGDAFLIWQEQGYFVHGLLMFAITHILYSSAFGMKPINMSAGLVITAVSSLSYMLLYPYLSGPFTYLVAVYIALIGFMGWRAIAGLQLANDLWTWTKLSACLGAVLFMVSDLTIAVNKFCFPVPHSRAIIMATYYAAQMLIALSAVECQDAEVARKRL, from the exons ATGGTTTCCCCGGTAACAGTG GTCAAGAGTGAAGGCCCCAAGCTGGTGCCATTCTTCAAGGCAACCTGTGTATACTTTGTCCTGTGGCTGCCCACCTCAAGCCCATCCTGGTTCAGCGCACTGATCAAATGTCTGCCCATCTTCTGCCTCTGGGTGTTCTTACTGGCACATGGGTTCAGCTTCCTCGGTGCTCACTCCAGTGCCCGCAAGATCTTGGCTGGCCTCATCTTTTCTGCTCTGGGTGACGCCTTTCTCATCTGGCAGGAGCAGGGCTACTTCGTCCACG GCCTTCTGATGTTTGCCATCACCCACATCCTCTACTCATCTGCCTTTGGGATGAAGCCCATTAACATGTCCGCCGGCCTGGTGATCACTGCCGTGTCCTCTCTAAGCTACATGCTGTTGTACCCCTACCTGTCGGGCCCCTTCACCTACCTGGTGGCCGTCTACATCGCTTTGATCGGCTTCATGGGCTGGAGGGCCATTGCGGGCCTGCAGCTGGCCAACGACCTCTGGACGTGGACCAAGCTGTCTGCCTGCCTGGGCGCCGTGCTCTTCATGGTCTCCGACCTCACCATCGCCGTCAACAAGTTCTGCTTCCCCGTGCCCCATTCGCGCGCCATCATCATGGCCACCTACTACGCCGCCCAGATGCTGATAGCGCTGTCGGCCGTCGAGTGCCAGGACGCCGAGGTGGCCAGGAAGAGATTGTGA